Genomic DNA from Magnolia sinica isolate HGM2019 chromosome 4, MsV1, whole genome shotgun sequence:
attttggtcgcatgtcctaaaatgatcttacaaagtagatggattgggtggatttcttacaaacatcccagtgggccccacctaacttctaaGCATATGAACTTtctacgaaaggctttcgcaggaaatccgcgtcaagAGTTGCCCTGTATGCTGTTTCCAACCGtgggtctacctaaattacagaccAAGCTTATTTTTTGGACTCTATGACAAAAATGTTGGTTACACACCTGGTGATCTATATGGATTTCATGTTAAACGTCACAATGGTCCACGTGTGACAATTCATAGAATGCAAATGTTGCATGCTTGGAAATTGACCAAGGTTCACTCCATATGCCAAACATAAAATTTTGATAACATGGATTTCATTTGTACAAATAGTAGTTAATGATTTGAAGTTAATTCTTTTGAATTTCATTTCATACTAAAGTCACACTGCGGACCAGCTTGATCCGATGAAGCTGTGTTGACCTTATCTTCAAGGGCTACAGTCAAAAATCCAAAGGGAGTATTGTAGCAAACCTGATACACGGGACTAGCATTTGCCACCATTGTATTCCTGTTTTCAATtcttacatgtgggcccattgtaTCTGTAATCCTTGTCATTGATCTATTTCGGGAGATAGATTATAATCAAAAGGTATCCTCAATAAGGCAATTTAACCGTTGGATTTGGCTTGTAGATCTACAGCTAATAAAAGAAATACGAacaaccatccacattcaacttAAAAAGTTTTCCGTATCATCTCTATCCATGGAAGGTCAAAACATAGCTATGGTCACGATTATCATGCCCCGACGTGTCAAAAATAGAAAATCTGTGTCTGTGTATATGCAATATAGAAAAGGAGAAATTGCTCATATCCAGTGGGTTGGATGATGATTTACCATCCAACCAGTGAATAATTTCCAACTTATCATGGGTCCACGACATCCATCCCGTCCAAAAGTTTGGACCTACTATGATGATCATCCAATACAAAAATCAGTAGGATCCACTAATCATCTGGGCCGCAAATACATTAGTTATTATGACAACGGTCTTGATTTGTTTCTATAGAGTGGCTTACTTAATTAgtggatcgggctgatttttgcattacGGGGTATTCATGGTATGGTCACCAtaatagacggcttggatttcacTCCCACATGGAATATTCGAACCTATTTTGTGGTTGGAttgtaacttatggtccaaccggttggatagGATCATCTCTGGAGGTAAAGATGGATACCATCCAATAGTTTTGATTCGGTAAATCCCCACCCTATGCTATTTTGTACGTGGAACAGTAGCCGTTGGATCTGGCAGTATGTTGCTAGCCTCCCAACCGTTCATATGATAAGAGAAACCGTGGATcgtgataaaaaataaataaattgaaaagCCTTGTCAATGACCACAAAACAAACGTTAACGAAGACAGATAATATTCAAAGGACAATAGTAAAAAAAAGTACAAATATTCCCATCTGAGAGAGTTTCTACGCTGTCCATCAcatcaacggttctgatcattgcAACGTGATCCAAGAATGGAAAGCCACAGTCCCGCGATAGGCGGATGTGTACCGTAACGAAACTTCCAACAAGACATTCTTACAAATAGTGCCCAAGTtttggtaatccaaaccgttgatctgctTTTCTTCCAATGCAAAAATCTACCTTCTTTGCAAAAATCTCAGCCATTCAAATTATGGTCTACAGATATAtaaataagataagaaaaaaagtaACCGTCCATCAAATATCCCTAGATTAGTCTCTGTACTTATCTAATCCGGGGTGAATTTTACATCATACACCATGCAAAGTAGGTCATAGAAGATGTACGGTCCGGATGATCTATGGTCCCCAGCTGTAACCGTCGTGTGCACACCTTGCAGGAAGGTGTATGGCCGCATCAGTGTAATTCATCGACGCCCAATAGCGTAGCATAAACCCTAGAGGAGAATAGCGTCCCACCTCCATCTAACTGACACGTGGCGAACTCCCACGAACTTGCCATGGATTTCCATTACAAAAGAGGGTAGGAGAACTCCGCATCAAAAGCAAACACCCAAACACTACCTCGCCAACTACAATGCTCTGTATctgctcttcttctcttctcctttctctatcTTCTCTCAATGGCATCTCTTGTAGAAAATACGAACAACGGCTTCACAGAAGACGAGCTTCGAGTCGCCGAAATCCTCCTTCAATTGTCTCTTTTCTCTCACCAAACCAGATCTCGGCCGTTCGTTTGCTGGGGCGCTAAAAAGAAGAGATCTTCAATCGCTGGAGGAGCTTCTTCTCCTCTGCGCAATGGGAAGGAAACCCATGTAAAGGTGGAAGCTTCCAGCCCTGCAACCCCTCTATCCTTCTCTCCCAGCGATGCTGATTCAAAGCCCAAGCGTTCCAGAAGAAGAGATTTCAAGAAGAAGGTATATGCTCTGTTCTTCCTTTTCTCTATTCAATGGATCTtgttttgtattttcctttctgggTTTTTGTTTTTATGGGTTTTTAGCAAGTGGATCTCATCTGGTTTTGATTtctgtatctttttttttttgttttttttaatgagaTGAATAAAGGGTCCGTTTTGTATTTTCCTCTCtgggtttttcttttttacatgttGTTTGGAAACGGGTCTCATCTGGTTTCGATTTCTGGATCTTATCCTTTTTAGATTGATGGTTTTATGCCTTCTGCTCTGTTTTTTTAATATgttattttgattttttaggCGAAGGAAGAGAGCgttatgtattttctttttatgtttttctgGCAAGTAAATCTTATCTGGTTTGGATTTCTGTGTACGTTGACCGTTTTAGGCCTTTTgctctgttatttatttatttatttatttcgatTTGATTTTTTCAGACGAGCAAGGAACTGAGAGAAATGGAAGCTGCGTTATATGCACAGCAAATCCAGCTAAAACATGTAAGcctttgatatatattttttaaaattattattattatttttaatataattacATTCGCATctattttttcaatttatttatttattttttactgatGGTGtgattttctttgttttaatCTGAATATAATCAGGAGATTTCAAAGGTGGGCAACTACTGTAACAAGCTGAAAGCTTTGAATTTGCTGTTGAAAGCGAAGCAAAACGAGGtaattttcttttcccttcaaTCTCCTTTTTTCAGCCTTTCATCTTCTGGATTTTTATCCTCTCTTTTTTGGGGAGACATGATCCATTGCTTTCAGAACACTTAAAAAGTTAAAGTGCAACTGATTGCATTGGAACACTTTGACCGTGCAATCGATTAATCCAGACTACACATTAGTTCCATCACACATTTCATTGGCTAAATTGGCACTTGATTggatgatctgatccgtccataaGTTACATCCATCCTTTTACCAGTGTTGGAATTGGCTGATAAAACAGATTCTTTAGAGCTGTGATGGCCCCAACATATAGATgcctcaaattgttgattggacctatcctaaatgatcttgaccgtgcATTTTAATAGGCCATTGATCACATGGATAGGATTATCTGGCATGGTAACTCATGAAATACAGTTATCTTTAGCTACTCTCTCTCCCCTGCTTATACTCTGTGTTTTGGCAGTTGGGTTCTCTCCAAACAAGATACCAGCTTGATCTGAAACAATCCAAAAGCTTGGATCTTTTGGAAACTCCAACA
This window encodes:
- the LOC131243485 gene encoding uncharacterized protein LOC131243485, whose amino-acid sequence is MASLVENTNNGFTEDELRVAEILLQLSLFSHQTRSRPFVCWGAKKKRSSIAGGASSPLRNGKETHVKVEASSPATPLSFSPSDADSKPKRSRRRDFKKKTSKELREMEAALYAQQIQLKHEISKVGNYCNKLKALNLLLKAKQNELGSLQTRYQLDLKQSKSLDLLETPTAEPSSHAFEQNQPSIINHQSIRPDADPTDKIAKNSEFPYREVHPSLASSGLELGLENQCRPVGILDLNLPAKEIASLDFWHLPFHMKNKAAIAAQARKRRIEINRVKSSLIIKQPRFR